The genomic window TTTAGAGTGGAGCGTGGACTTTTGGGATATACAGAGCCCTTTAACTTTGTAAGCATAGTATACAAGCAAGCAGGAAACGTTATAATCCTCCAAGACCTACTTGAAGTGGAGTTTTTATCCTATCTTTCCCTTGAAGACTATAAAAGGTATGTTTGGATGAATTCTCTTGCACTTTTTGTGGAAAGATGGTTTCTTCAATATGACCCTGAGCTTTTCAATATACTACTTTTTTACATAAGCATGGACCCAGAAAACCACGACCTTTTTCTTTTGAGGTTTAAGTTGGAGTTTTTGAAACACATGGGACTGTATAAGGAAGATATCTTTGAGGAAAGGCTCAGAGGCTTTGTGAAGAGGTTGATAGAAGAGCGGTCCCTAAAAAAACTTGAAAGACTAAGGGTAAGCAAGGAGCTCATTACTAAGCTTGACCAAGCAATAGAATCTCACCTTTCCTCTTCTCTGTAGAGGTCTAATATCCTCTCAATTATCTTAGAGGTAGAAATGTCAAACTCAAACTCAACCCTCTCCACCTTCCCACCATAAGATAGCACAAAGTCCGCACCCACTATATTTTCTACCTGCCAGTCCGCACCCTTTACAAGCACATGGGGTCTTATAGCCCTTATGAGTTCTATGGGTGTGTCTTCTTCAAAGATAACCACATAGTCTACTGGCTTGAGACAATCAAGCAAGTAAGCCCTCATATGTTGGGGTATTATAGGTCTTTTTGGACCCTTTATTCTCCTTATGGAGCTGTCAGAGTTTAAACCCACCACCAATATATCACCATAGCTCTTAGCCTTTGAAAGGTAATGAGCGTGTCCCGCATGAATTATGTCAAAGCATCCGTTAGTAAAGACTATTCTTTTTTCCTCTCTAAGAGGCTCAAGAACCCTTAAAAGCTCCTCAAGACTAAGAACCATATTTCCTTAGCATTATAGCGGTAGAATAAATCCTTTCATATTCTCTGGCACTCTTTTCCCAAGAAAAATCCTTTTTCATGCATCTTTTTATTATCTCCTGCCATTCCTTTGAGTGGTCGCAGGTATGCATATCGTAGTAGACCCTTGCCTTTAAAAGGGCATGCATAAGCTCTTTGCTTGAGTATTCTTCAAAGGCAAAGCCGTTTCCCTCGTGTGGGTTTTCCACAAAGTCCACCACCGTGTCTTTTAGACCACCTGTTGACCTCACTATAGGTACAGTGCCATACCTCATGGCTATCATCTGAGATATGCCACAAGGCTCAAACAGAGAGGGCATTAGAAACATATCCGCACCTGCGAATATCTTGTGAGCGAGCTCTTCGTTGTATTCTATCCTCACTCTTACGCTTTCTGGATGTTTTTTCATAAACTCTATTAGCATATCCTGATACTTTTCCTCACCAGAACCCAGAAAGACAAAGTCAAAACCTTCTCTAACCGCTTCGCAGATGATACCTTGAACAAGGTCAAGACCCTTTTGTGCGGTAAGCCTTGAAACCATTCCAACAAGAGGTCTATCATTAGGAGTTTTAAGTCCAAAGGTCTCTTTTAAATGCTTTTTGTTACTTGCTTTTCCCTTGTGGAAATTTTTCAGACTGTAGTGGTATTTTATAAACTTATCAGTTTCGGGGTTCCAAACCTCGTAGTCTATGCCATTTAGGATACCAAAGAAGTATTTTTTCTCCCTTATAAGACCCTCAAGCCCATAGGCGTATTGCCTTAGCTCCTCCGCATAGGAGGGGCTTACAGTAGTCAGAACATCACAAAAGGCTATACCAGCCTTTAGAAAGTTTATCCTTCCATAGAACTCAATGCCTGTAAAAGGATGGTAAAGCTCCCAAGGTAGGTTCAAAAGGGGCAAGAAGTGTGGGTCGTATATACCTTGGTGGAGGGCGTTATGTATGGTAAACACAGTAGGGATAGGCTCTAACTCTGGATAGTGTATTTTCTTATACAGGGGGACAAGTCCCGTATGCCAGTCGTGTAAATGTATAATGTCGGGGTTCAGTTGCAGGCTCTTTATGACTTCAAGGCTTGCCAAAGAAAGAAAGCCAAACCTTAGGGGGTTGTCTTCATATTCACCCTTCGGGGTTGAGTATATGTGTTCCCTTTGATAATATTCAGGATAGTCCAAAAAGTAATATCTCACATGGTCTTTTATCTCTTCAAGTATTCCAAACTCTACCCAATGGTTGTTGAAAAAAATCTTTCCCTTAGCCACATTTTTGGGCTCTATCCTAACTTTTGAGTATCTTGGCATTATCACATAAAGGGTGTGTCCAAGCCTTATAAGTGCCTTTGCAAGAGAGTGAACCACATCCCCAAGACCCCCTGCCTTCACAAAGGCGGAACTTTCTGAGGCAACAAACACTATTTTCATAGCTCCCCCTTAAAATTATAGTCTATGATAGACAACCTTTTGTTAAGATTCGTTGAAGAAGACTTGGGACGAGGAGATATAACCACAGAAGGCGTATTTAGAGGCGAGAGGGCAAGAGGGGTCATAAGGGCAAAGGAAGGTGGAGTCCTTGCTGGAATAGACTTTGCTCTTAGGGTGTTTCAGCTCTTGGGGGAAATAAAGCTAATATATGCAATGAAGGATGGGGAAGAGTTTTCTAAGGGGGATGAAATTTTGGTAATAGAAGCTCCTGCCAACTTGCTCTTGATGGGTGAGAGGGTAGCTCTTAATCTTTTACAGAGACTGAGCGGGATAGCAACCCTAACACGAGAGTTTGTTAGAGCCCTTGAGGGAACTGGAGTGAGAATACTTGACACAAGAAAAACTACGCCCGGTATGAGATACTTTGAAAAATACGCTGTAAGGGTGGGAGGTGGTCTTAATCATAGGTATGCCCTTTACGATATGGTGTTAATAAAGGATAATCACAAAGCCATAGCGGGTAGCATAACAGAGGCGGTCAAAAGGGTTAGAGAGAGGATAAGCCCAGTCTACAAAATTGAGGTGGAGGTGGAAAACCTCCAAGAGCTCCAAGAGGCTCTGCAGTGTGGTGTTGATATGGTATTGCTTGATAATTTTAGTCCAGAGGAAGTAAGAAAAGCGGTAGCCTTAACAAAGGACAGAGTTATAGTGGAAGTATCTGGGAATATAAACCTTCACAACATAAAGGACTATGCCATAGAAGGCGTTCACTTTATATCAAGCGGTGCAATAACTCACTCTGCAAGATGGCGTGACTTGAGCATGAGGCTTTTTAGAATATAATTAACAATTTAAGGAGGTTAAGATGTTTCAAGTTCCAGAGGTTGGACCACAAGAAGCAAAGGAGCTGCTACAAAGGGATAATGTAGTCCTTCTTGATGTTAGAACACCGCAGGAGCACGTTCAGCTTAGAATTCCCAATTCCATGCTCATACCCCTTGATGAACTCAGATACGCCTATAAGGACCTTCCTAAGGATAAAACCTACATAGTTTACTGCAGGAGCGGTGAGAGAAGCGCCTTTGCGGTATACTTCCTTAGGCACATGGGCTATGAAGCCTACAACCTCTCAGGTGGTATAATTGTCTGGCCCTACGAGAAGGAGTCTGGACCTCCTAAATGAAAAGGCTAATAGCCTTACTCTTCCTTTTAGCAGGTTGTGGCATCAAGGCAAACCCAGGGGTGCTAAAGGATCCAGAGGTTGAGATTAGAAGGATAGGAAAAAAGGTTTATGTAAGAAGTCTTTTTGGAGAGGTGCAAATAAAGGGATTTGAAAGACAAGGCGATTACTGGGTGAAAGAGGAAGAAAGACCTTTTTGCTTTGTAGTGGAAAGGATTGGTGAAGGTTCAAAGAAGTTTTGCGTGGGTGGCGCTCTCGAAGAAAAGCCTTCTTTGAAAATATCAGAGGGCGAAGCCTTTGTAGAGGTTTACCCTTCTAACTTTGAAGCCTACAGGCTATACAACCTCAGAGACAGCTCCCTGTCCCTTGAGAATGCCAAAACCTTCAGAGAATCTATTAGTTTGGAAAGAGACTACTGGGAGAGGTGTTATGCCATTACAGGCATTAGGGGGAATGTAGAAAGCCAACCTGTGGAATTTTGTGTAAAGCCAAAACAACCACCCACCGTGTCTGAAGTTGATGGGCTTGAGATAAGGGAGGGAAAGCAAGCTCTATATCTTGTATGGTTTTACGAACAGGACTACAGAGAATTTGTTATATATAGAGATGGCAAAGAGATAGGAAGGACTACAGGCTTTGCCTTTGAAACGGAACTTCCAAAGGAAAAAACCACCTTTACGGTAAAGGTGGTCAGTCCTCTGGGTTTTGAAAGCAAGGGAAGGTCTGTAGATTATAGCCCGTAGTATGCGGCAATTGCTGCAGATATTGCAAGTGCAAGGCTTTCTGGGTCTTCTTCGCCCTCTATCTCAAAATCGTATGTAGGCAGTTTCTCCTCTAAAAACCTTATACCAAAAGTGCCAGATATAAAGTCTGGGTCTCTTATTATCTCCCTATGGAGGGGTATGTTGGTGGGGACTCCTCTCACAATAAACTCATCTATAGCCCTTCTTGCCCTTGCCAACACCCTGTCCCAAGTGAGAGCCCACACGCTCATCTTGGCTATCATGGAGTCATAGTATGGCGGTATCACATAGTCCTTGTAAACACCCGCATCCATTCTTATACCGGGACCACCCGGTGAGTAGTAAGCGGTTATCCTACCGGGAGCAGGTGCAAAACCCCTTCTCGGGTCTTCCGCATTTATCCTAAACTCAATGGCATATCCTCTGAAGGTAATATCGCTCTGCGTAAAAGGTAGTGGCTCGCCCATGGCAACCCTTATCATGGTTTCCACTATGTCTATGCCCGTTACCATTTCTGTGATGGTATGCTCCACCTGAAGACGCGTGTTCATCTCTATAAAGTAAAACTCTCCACTTTTTAGGTCTACCAAAAACTCTAAAGTCCCTGCACTATAGTAGCCCACCTGCATCATAGCCTTTACGCTAAGACCCAGCATCTTCTGCCTTATATCCCTCGGAAGCACAGGACATGGAGTAAGCTCAATCACTTTCTGATGTTTTCTCTGCACAGAGCAGTCCCTCTCACCCAAGTGGACCACATTACCATACATGTCTCCCAAGATTTGAACCTCTATATGCTTGGGGTTATCCAAATACTTCTCCACAAAGAGGTCTCCCTTGCCAAAGAAGGTCTCTGCCTCTCTATAGCCAGATTCAAAGAGCCTTGGCAGGTCTTCAAAGCTACGCACCACCCTCATACCCCTACCACCACCGCCGTAAGCGGACTTAAGGATTACAGGAAGACCTATTTCTTTTGCATAGTGCATGGCATCTTCGTAGTTTTTAAGAGGGTCTGGAGACCCAGGTATGGTGGGAATGCCAAGTTTTTGCATAGCCTGTTTTGCCTTTACCTTGTCTCCAAAGAGCTCAATATGCTCTGGAGAAGGTCCTATGAAGGTTATGCCCTTTTTCTTGCAATAACGGGCAAAGTCTGCGTTCTCCGCAAGAAAACCATAGCCCGGATGTATGGCATCCGCACCTATAGACTTGGCAAGGTCTACTATTCTCACGTAGTCAAGATAGGCTCTTATAGGGTCGCCGGGTATTAGGTAAGCCTCATCCGCCTTTTTCACATAAAGGGATTTTGTATCCGCCTCTGAGTATATGGCGGCAGTCTTTATACCAAGCTCCTCACACGCCCTTATTATTCTAAGAGCCACTTCTCCCCTGTTAGCCACAAGAACCTTCCTAAACATGCTATAAATTTTAAACCATGACGCTTTTGGTGAAGAAGCTAAAAGGCATCTTGAGAAGACTTGGGAAGGAGATAGAAAAGTCTACAAATAAGAGCCTTTCACTTTTACTTTTTGGTTCTTATGCAAGAGGAGATTTTCACTCAGGTTCGGATGTGGATGTTTTTGTTATAGTTCCAGAAAATTGGACGGATATTGATAAACAAAAGGCGATGGAAATAATCACCAAATACAACAACCTATATAACACACTAATAAGTCCTATCTTTGTGAAAGAAAACCAGTTAAAAGACCTTACAATAAGACCAATAATACACATATACGGAGAGGCAAGGATGGAGGAAAAGGAGAGATTTTCAGAGAGTAGTAAGTTAAAGTATGCGGAGATGCATTTATCCAAAGCCAAAAGGCATCTGCAAAGAGCAAAACAGCTTTTTGAAATTGGAATGTATCCACCTGCAGTTCATGAAGCCTACTATTCAGTCTTTCACTCTTCTAAAGCCTATCTATTTCTCTTGGGAGAAGACCCTCAAACACATAAGGGCGTGAGGCAATTGATGAATTTATATCTTTTTAAAGAAAAGAAGTATGTTAGCCTTTCAAAGATATACGACCAAGCGATGTATATGAGGCAAAGGTCAGACTACGATGTTATAGGAGATTTCATTGATAGAGAGGAGTGTGAAAAACTTTTAAAAGATGTGGAAATTTATGTGGGGAAGTTAGAGAAAATTATCCAAAATCTCATAGAAAAGGTTTAACTATTCAAGTTTTTCAATAATAAAGCTCTGGTTAGTGTATATACAAATCTCACCTGCTATCTTGAGAGATTCTCTAACTATATCCTCTGCGGACATGTCTGTGTTTCTGTAAAGAGCCAAGGCGGAAGCCCTCGCATAGTCTCCACCAGAACCTATGGCAAGCACGGGTTCGTCTGGCTCTATTACATCTCCGTTGCCAGAGAGAAGCAACATACGTTCTTTATCCGCTACAAGCAAAAGAGCCTCAAGCCTTCTTAGACTTCTATCCATTCTCCAATCCTTTGCAAGCTCCACACAGGCTCTGAGAAGGTTTCCTCTAAATTCTTCCAATTTCCCTTCAAGTCTTTCCATAAGGGCAAGTCCATCCGCCGCAGAACCAGCAAATCCCACCAAAACGCTATCTTTGTAAAGTTTCCTTATTTTCCTCGCACTGTGCTTTATCACAGAAGACCCAAGAGTCACTTGCCCATCACCACCCATAACCGTTATATGATTTCTCCTTACCGCAAGTATGGTAGTTGACCTTGTGCCTCTCATTGTTATAATATTTTACTGCCTGTGGTGAGAAAAAATCTAAGCTGTTTGGAGCTCTACAGACAAACTTTAGTGTCAAACATAGCTTGCCTCCTTGAGTATATGCAAAAGTTGTTCTACCTCTACGAAAGAAAGGGGGAAAGTCTTTCTGTGCTTCTTCTGGATGTGGATAATATGAAAGAAATAAATAGAAGTGGTGGATACGCATATGGAAATGAGGTTCTTTTGAAAATATCCGAAGTCATATCAAACAGTATAAGGAAGAGCGATATAGCAGGCAAGTACAAGGGTAGCTCTTTCCTTATATTACTTCCAAACTCTGACGCAAAAGGAGCTGAAAAGGTTGCAAAAAGGATAAAAAGTAGAATAGAAGTCCTTGATTTTAACTCAAAGGTAAGCATAACCATCGGTATATACAGCTTTGTGCCTACAGGTCAAAGTGTAGAAGCTGTGCTTGACCTTATGGAAGCACATGTGGCGGAGGTTAAAAGTAGAGGTGGTGGTGATATGGTGCTTATTCAAAAGGAACTGCCCAAGAGAGCCATTGACTACCAGACCCTCATTGAAGCTCTTAAGAAAAAGCTTGTAGAGCCTGCCTTTCAACCCATATACAACCTTGAGAGTGGAAAGATAGAAGGCTATGAAGTGCTTATGAGGCTTGTGATGGAGGATGGAAGAGTCCTGCCTGCTGGTTGTTTCATAAAAGACCTTTTAAAAACCTCCTTTATAAGCCCCTTTGAGGAAATTGTGCTTCAAAAGGCTTTTTCAAAGTTCACAGCCTATGGTCTTGAAGGTAAAATTTATGTAAATTTTCCTTACAACTTTGTTAACTTCATAGCAAAGGGTAGGTTCAAGCTGTTAGACTTCTACAAGGAAGTAACCTCTTACGGAATTGAACCATCCAGAGTGGTGTTAGAGCTTTCTGAAGGTAAGATGACAGGAAGCACTGAAGACCTATTAGAACTTGTAAAGGAAGCGAGGAGCTATGGATTTGGAATTGCGGTGGATGACTTTGGCGTAGAATACTCTTCTGTAGAGAGGCTTATTAAAACAAAACCAGACGTGGTAAAACTTGACGGGTTTTTCTTGAGAGATGCACGTTCTATGTTAAAATGGGTGGTTGTTGGGATGAAAAGGCTTGGCTTTAAGGTGGTTGTGGAACAGGTGGAAAATGAAGAGGAATTTGAGTTTATAAAAAGCCTCAAGGTGGATATGGCACAGGGATTTTATTTAGGAGAGCCTCAACTACTATGAAGAACTTTATAATACCCGCCATTGACCTAAAGGAAGGTAAAGTAGTAAGGCTTTTCAGAGGGGATTTTGAAAAGACAAAGGTCTACTCAAGCTCTCCCGAGGATATGGCAAAGCTCTTTGAGGAGCTTGGTTTTAAAAGACTTCATGTGGTAGACCTTGATGGAAGCCTTGAAGGTATGCCAGTGAATCTCCCTTCCATTAGGCTCATAAGAAAAGCCTTTTCTGGCTCTATTGAGGTTGG from Hydrogenobacter sp. T-8 includes these protein-coding regions:
- a CDS encoding EAL domain-containing protein; this translates as MQKLFYLYERKGESLSVLLLDVDNMKEINRSGGYAYGNEVLLKISEVISNSIRKSDIAGKYKGSSFLILLPNSDAKGAEKVAKRIKSRIEVLDFNSKVSITIGIYSFVPTGQSVEAVLDLMEAHVAEVKSRGGGDMVLIQKELPKRAIDYQTLIEALKKKLVEPAFQPIYNLESGKIEGYEVLMRLVMEDGRVLPAGCFIKDLLKTSFISPFEEIVLQKAFSKFTAYGLEGKIYVNFPYNFVNFIAKGRFKLLDFYKEVTSYGIEPSRVVLELSEGKMTGSTEDLLELVKEARSYGFGIAVDDFGVEYSSVERLIKTKPDVVKLDGFFLRDARSMLKWVVVGMKRLGFKVVVEQVENEEEFEFIKSLKVDMAQGFYLGEPQLL
- the nadC gene encoding carboxylating nicotinate-nucleotide diphosphorylase; translated protein: MIDNLLLRFVEEDLGRGDITTEGVFRGERARGVIRAKEGGVLAGIDFALRVFQLLGEIKLIYAMKDGEEFSKGDEILVIEAPANLLLMGERVALNLLQRLSGIATLTREFVRALEGTGVRILDTRKTTPGMRYFEKYAVRVGGGLNHRYALYDMVLIKDNHKAIAGSITEAVKRVRERISPVYKIEVEVENLQELQEALQCGVDMVLLDNFSPEEVRKAVALTKDRVIVEVSGNINLHNIKDYAIEGVHFISSGAITHSARWRDLSMRLFRI
- a CDS encoding rhodanese-like domain-containing protein, with the protein product MFQVPEVGPQEAKELLQRDNVVLLDVRTPQEHVQLRIPNSMLIPLDELRYAYKDLPKDKTYIVYCRSGERSAFAVYFLRHMGYEAYNLSGGIIVWPYEKESGPPK
- the rfaE2 gene encoding D-glycero-beta-D-manno-heptose 1-phosphate adenylyltransferase, whose product is MVLSLEELLRVLEPLREEKRIVFTNGCFDIIHAGHAHYLSKAKSYGDILVVGLNSDSSIRRIKGPKRPIIPQHMRAYLLDCLKPVDYVVIFEEDTPIELIRAIRPHVLVKGADWQVENIVGADFVLSYGGKVERVEFEFDISTSKIIERILDLYREEER
- a CDS encoding glycogen synthase, with product MKIVFVASESSAFVKAGGLGDVVHSLAKALIRLGHTLYVIMPRYSKVRIEPKNVAKGKIFFNNHWVEFGILEEIKDHVRYYFLDYPEYYQREHIYSTPKGEYEDNPLRFGFLSLASLEVIKSLQLNPDIIHLHDWHTGLVPLYKKIHYPELEPIPTVFTIHNALHQGIYDPHFLPLLNLPWELYHPFTGIEFYGRINFLKAGIAFCDVLTTVSPSYAEELRQYAYGLEGLIREKKYFFGILNGIDYEVWNPETDKFIKYHYSLKNFHKGKASNKKHLKETFGLKTPNDRPLVGMVSRLTAQKGLDLVQGIICEAVREGFDFVFLGSGEEKYQDMLIEFMKKHPESVRVRIEYNEELAHKIFAGADMFLMPSLFEPCGISQMIAMRYGTVPIVRSTGGLKDTVVDFVENPHEGNGFAFEEYSSKELMHALLKARVYYDMHTCDHSKEWQEIIKRCMKKDFSWEKSAREYERIYSTAIMLRKYGS
- a CDS encoding HEPN domain-containing protein, whose product is MTLLVKKLKGILRRLGKEIEKSTNKSLSLLLFGSYARGDFHSGSDVDVFVIVPENWTDIDKQKAMEIITKYNNLYNTLISPIFVKENQLKDLTIRPIIHIYGEARMEEKERFSESSKLKYAEMHLSKAKRHLQRAKQLFEIGMYPPAVHEAYYSVFHSSKAYLFLLGEDPQTHKGVRQLMNLYLFKEKKYVSLSKIYDQAMYMRQRSDYDVIGDFIDREECEKLLKDVEIYVGKLEKIIQNLIEKV
- a CDS encoding acetyl-CoA carboxylase biotin carboxylase subunit, with protein sequence MFRKVLVANRGEVALRIIRACEELGIKTAAIYSEADTKSLYVKKADEAYLIPGDPIRAYLDYVRIVDLAKSIGADAIHPGYGFLAENADFARYCKKKGITFIGPSPEHIELFGDKVKAKQAMQKLGIPTIPGSPDPLKNYEDAMHYAKEIGLPVILKSAYGGGGRGMRVVRSFEDLPRLFESGYREAETFFGKGDLFVEKYLDNPKHIEVQILGDMYGNVVHLGERDCSVQRKHQKVIELTPCPVLPRDIRQKMLGLSVKAMMQVGYYSAGTLEFLVDLKSGEFYFIEMNTRLQVEHTITEMVTGIDIVETMIRVAMGEPLPFTQSDITFRGYAIEFRINAEDPRRGFAPAPGRITAYYSPGGPGIRMDAGVYKDYVIPPYYDSMIAKMSVWALTWDRVLARARRAIDEFIVRGVPTNIPLHREIIRDPDFISGTFGIRFLEEKLPTYDFEIEGEEDPESLALAISAAIAAYYGL
- the hslV gene encoding ATP-dependent protease subunit HslV; this encodes MRGTRSTTILAVRRNHITVMGGDGQVTLGSSVIKHSARKIRKLYKDSVLVGFAGSAADGLALMERLEGKLEEFRGNLLRACVELAKDWRMDRSLRRLEALLLVADKERMLLLSGNGDVIEPDEPVLAIGSGGDYARASALALYRNTDMSAEDIVRESLKIAGEICIYTNQSFIIEKLE